From one Microbacterium aurum genomic stretch:
- a CDS encoding heavy metal translocating P-type ATPase, giving the protein MNDTKTVTLQVSGMLRATSKNVTEAHLSRQPGVIAVDANPVSQTATVTYDPDTTSVAHLQQWVIDCGYHCAGQSVPDHICDPAHDPHDEGAHDHSAHHGPAAEGAQEPHASHDAHEGHTDATGHASHAGHKGPAGYHDDPVHDHAAGHDHTHAPSATADDGEHAGHHVEHAGHTAAAGGHDQGAASGHSAQEMMGHGGHHGGMSMDAMIRDMRNRFLVALILSIPITLWSPIGREVIGFEVPAPFGLRDDVFMLILSLPVIFYSAWIFFDGAYRALRAKTLDMMVLVAVGVGAGWLYSLAVTLTGGGEVFYEAATVLATFVLLGHWVEMRARGGANDAIRTLLELAPSQAVVIRDGQEVEIPTSEVVPGDLMLVRPGAKIPTDGVVESGESEVDESMVTGESMPVDKAPGSEVIGATVNTVGTLRVTATKVGSDTALAQIVKLVQEAQNSKAPGQRLADRAAFWLVLVALIGGTLTFLVWLLAGAAIPMAILFAITVVVITCPDALGLATPTAIMVGTGLGAKRGVLFKNASGIETAAHIDTVVFDKTGTLTKGEPEVTDYIPVGDDDLETLSLAVALERESEHPLAKAIVNYADARDIPRRTATAFRNVTGQGAIATVDGRQVVLGNPRLLTGEGIDISGVQAAQQDLAGSGRTAILFAVDGQVAGIIGLADAPRDTAKTAIDALHEQGVEVAMLTGDNKPTADRIAALLGIDTVIADVLPEDKSAKVAELQKTGKKVAMVGDGVNDAPALAQADLGIAIGAGTDVAIETADVVLMRSDPLDVAIALKIGKGTLRKMRQNLGWAIGYNAAALPIAAGVFYPAFGIMLSPEIAALSMSGSSVIVAVNALLLKRLRLPAQAPAATTMQKEPEHA; this is encoded by the coding sequence ATGAACGACACCAAAACCGTGACCCTTCAAGTCAGCGGTATGCTCCGCGCGACCTCCAAGAACGTCACCGAAGCCCACCTGAGCCGCCAACCCGGGGTGATCGCCGTGGACGCGAACCCGGTCTCGCAGACCGCGACCGTCACCTACGACCCCGACACCACCTCGGTCGCGCACCTGCAGCAGTGGGTCATCGACTGCGGGTATCACTGCGCCGGCCAGTCCGTCCCCGACCATATCTGCGACCCCGCGCACGACCCGCACGACGAGGGTGCGCACGACCACAGCGCCCACCACGGCCCCGCAGCTGAGGGCGCACAAGAACCGCACGCGAGTCACGACGCGCACGAGGGCCACACGGATGCCACGGGTCACGCCAGCCACGCGGGCCATAAGGGTCCTGCGGGCTATCACGACGACCCCGTCCACGATCACGCCGCTGGCCACGACCACACGCACGCCCCGTCGGCGACGGCGGATGACGGTGAGCATGCCGGTCACCACGTCGAGCACGCCGGTCACACCGCGGCCGCGGGTGGGCACGATCAGGGTGCAGCGTCGGGTCACAGTGCGCAGGAGATGATGGGCCACGGTGGGCATCACGGCGGGATGTCGATGGACGCGATGATCCGCGACATGCGCAACCGGTTCCTGGTCGCGCTGATCCTGTCGATCCCGATCACCCTGTGGTCTCCGATCGGGCGGGAGGTGATCGGATTCGAGGTGCCGGCACCGTTCGGGCTGCGCGATGACGTGTTCATGCTGATCCTGTCGCTGCCGGTGATCTTCTACTCGGCGTGGATCTTCTTCGACGGCGCCTACCGGGCGCTGCGCGCGAAGACCCTCGACATGATGGTGCTCGTCGCGGTCGGTGTCGGCGCTGGCTGGCTGTACTCCCTCGCGGTCACCCTCACCGGCGGCGGTGAAGTGTTCTACGAAGCCGCCACGGTGCTTGCCACATTCGTGCTGCTGGGGCATTGGGTGGAGATGCGCGCCCGCGGCGGCGCGAACGACGCCATCCGCACCCTCCTGGAGCTCGCACCCTCGCAGGCGGTCGTGATCCGTGACGGGCAGGAGGTCGAGATCCCCACCAGCGAGGTCGTCCCGGGGGATCTGATGCTGGTGCGGCCGGGGGCCAAGATCCCCACCGACGGTGTCGTGGAATCCGGAGAGTCCGAGGTGGACGAGTCGATGGTCACCGGCGAGTCCATGCCGGTGGACAAAGCGCCCGGGTCGGAGGTGATCGGAGCGACCGTGAACACCGTCGGCACCCTCCGCGTCACAGCCACCAAAGTCGGCTCGGACACGGCGTTGGCGCAGATCGTGAAGCTCGTGCAAGAGGCGCAGAACTCCAAAGCCCCCGGGCAGCGCCTCGCCGACCGGGCAGCGTTCTGGCTCGTCCTGGTCGCCCTGATCGGCGGCACCCTCACCTTCCTGGTGTGGCTGCTCGCCGGCGCTGCAATCCCGATGGCGATCCTGTTCGCTATCACCGTCGTCGTCATCACCTGCCCCGACGCGCTCGGCCTCGCCACCCCGACGGCGATCATGGTCGGCACCGGGCTCGGCGCGAAACGGGGCGTGTTGTTCAAGAACGCCTCCGGGATCGAAACCGCCGCCCACATCGACACGGTCGTGTTCGACAAGACCGGCACCCTCACCAAGGGGGAGCCGGAGGTCACCGACTACATCCCCGTCGGCGACGACGACCTCGAGACTCTCTCCCTCGCGGTCGCGTTGGAGCGGGAATCCGAGCATCCTCTGGCGAAAGCGATCGTGAATTACGCCGACGCCCGCGACATCCCCCGTCGCACCGCGACCGCGTTCCGAAACGTCACCGGGCAGGGCGCGATCGCCACCGTCGACGGTCGACAGGTCGTCCTCGGCAACCCGCGCCTTCTCACCGGGGAGGGGATCGACATCAGCGGGGTGCAGGCCGCTCAGCAGGACCTGGCTGGGTCCGGCCGCACCGCGATCCTGTTCGCCGTGGACGGGCAAGTCGCCGGGATCATCGGTCTCGCCGACGCACCCCGGGACACCGCAAAGACCGCGATCGACGCTCTCCACGAGCAGGGCGTCGAGGTCGCAATGCTCACCGGGGACAACAAGCCCACCGCCGACCGGATCGCCGCTCTCCTCGGCATCGACACCGTGATCGCGGATGTGCTCCCCGAGGACAAGTCCGCGAAGGTCGCCGAGCTGCAGAAGACGGGCAAGAAGGTCGCGATGGTCGGCGACGGCGTCAACGACGCCCCCGCCCTCGCCCAGGCCGACCTCGGCATCGCGATCGGCGCCGGCACCGACGTCGCCATCGAGACCGCCGACGTGGTCCTGATGCGCTCGGACCCGCTCGATGTTGCGATCGCACTCAAGATCGGCAAGGGCACACTGCGAAAGATGCGGCAGAACCTGGGCTGGGCCATCGGATACAACGCCGCCGCCCTCCCCATCGCCGCTGGCGTGTTCTACCCGGCGTTCGGGATCATGCTGTCCCCGGAGATCGCCGCCCTGTCGATGTCCGGTTCCTCCGTGATCGTCGCCGTCAACGCCCTCCTCCTCAAGCGGCTCCGCCTGCCCGCCCAGGCGCCCGCTGCGACGACCATGCAGAAGGAGCCCGAACATGCCTGA
- a CDS encoding multicopper oxidase family protein translates to MPDRPLSPTPSSPMLLTRRGVLGLGLGAVAAAVLASCTPAPQWVTPTGAAVSGTEKNRGGTGRVTTVDLTAPTTLDLAGTAAATWAFGGIPAPVIRLTAGDTLKATVRNQLDADTSVHWHGLALRNDMDGVPPVTQAPIAPGGQFAYEFVTPHPGTYWFHPHVGPQLDHGLYGALIIDDPDEKVTWDDEWVLILDDWLDGVTATPDQVLTDLSKGMGDMGGMGDMFMRMGNLLMGATSDLLGGDAGDVYYPHYLINGKPKADPAQFTGTPGARVRIRVINAGSDTAFRFAIGGHTLTITHTDGFPVDPVEVDSVLIGMGERYDLQVTLDDGVFPVVADAEGKQDRAFALVRTAAGTAPASDVPVAELGTGRVGTAAGLSATASVTLHQASPDRVVHLALTGGMEAYDWGINGRRFDMNDPLRDAHAVSMGERVQLRIRNDTEMWHPFHLHGHTYQHANGGPRKDTSIILPGQTLTVDFDADNPGQWVAHCHNIYHAETGMTTVLGYQS, encoded by the coding sequence ATGCCTGACCGTCCGCTCTCTCCCACACCGTCCTCCCCGATGCTGCTGACCCGACGAGGTGTGCTCGGACTCGGACTGGGCGCCGTCGCGGCAGCCGTGCTCGCCTCCTGCACCCCCGCGCCGCAATGGGTGACACCCACCGGCGCAGCGGTGTCCGGCACGGAGAAGAACCGCGGCGGCACCGGCCGAGTCACCACCGTCGACCTCACCGCCCCCACCACGCTCGACCTGGCCGGTACCGCCGCCGCCACCTGGGCGTTCGGAGGTATCCCCGCCCCGGTAATCCGGCTCACCGCAGGCGACACGCTGAAAGCGACCGTCCGCAACCAGCTCGACGCGGACACCTCCGTGCACTGGCACGGACTCGCCCTCCGCAACGACATGGATGGGGTCCCTCCGGTAACCCAAGCCCCCATCGCCCCGGGCGGACAGTTCGCATACGAGTTCGTCACCCCGCATCCGGGCACCTACTGGTTCCACCCCCACGTCGGCCCGCAACTGGACCACGGCCTCTACGGTGCGCTCATCATCGACGACCCGGACGAGAAGGTGACGTGGGACGACGAGTGGGTGCTGATCCTCGACGACTGGCTCGACGGCGTCACCGCCACCCCGGACCAGGTCCTCACCGACCTCTCGAAGGGCATGGGAGACATGGGCGGGATGGGCGACATGTTCATGCGGATGGGGAACCTGCTGATGGGCGCCACCTCCGACCTGCTCGGCGGCGACGCCGGCGACGTCTACTACCCGCACTACCTCATCAACGGCAAACCCAAAGCCGACCCCGCCCAATTCACCGGCACTCCTGGTGCCCGGGTGCGGATCCGTGTCATCAACGCCGGCAGCGACACCGCGTTCCGGTTCGCGATCGGCGGCCACACCCTGACGATCACCCACACCGACGGGTTCCCGGTGGATCCTGTCGAGGTCGACAGTGTCCTGATCGGGATGGGCGAACGCTACGACCTGCAGGTCACCCTGGACGATGGGGTGTTCCCTGTCGTCGCCGACGCGGAAGGCAAGCAGGATCGCGCGTTCGCGCTCGTTCGCACCGCCGCTGGCACGGCTCCGGCCAGCGACGTCCCCGTCGCCGAGCTCGGCACCGGCAGGGTCGGCACCGCTGCCGGACTGAGCGCGACCGCCTCCGTCACCCTGCACCAGGCATCCCCCGACCGGGTCGTGCACCTCGCGCTGACCGGGGGGATGGAGGCGTACGACTGGGGGATCAATGGGCGCCGGTTCGACATGAACGACCCGTTGCGGGACGCGCACGCGGTCAGTATGGGGGAGCGGGTGCAGTTGCGGATCCGCAATGACACCGAGATGTGGCATCCGTTCCACCTGCACGGCCACACCTACCAGCACGCGAACGGCGGCCCCCGGAAGGACACCTCCATCATCCTCCCGGGCCAGACCCTGACAGTCGACTTCGACGCCGACAACCCCGGCCAGTGGGTCGCGCACTGCCATAACATCTACCACGCCGAGACCGGCATGACCACGGTGCTCGGATACCAGTCATGA
- a CDS encoding bile acid:sodium symporter encodes MCTAVEWWERHQVVLYLAAIAVGAVVGLLVPAVADPLESAINPVLGLLLYATFLGVPFTAIGRAFTDWRFLGVVLVLNFVVVPVVVFGLSRAVAADQAVLVGVLFVLLTPCVDYVIVFTGLAGGARARLLAATPLLMLLQIVLLPVYLWLMAGAEVVGAFDPHPFVEAFLLLIVLPLVLAAATQLLAKRFRAGRAIEGVVLAAMVPLMMLTLAVVIGSQVFGVSSALGQLLIAVPVFVVFFLIVAPLGALLGSAARLDVPSRRAATFSGVTRNSLVVLPLALALPASFALTPLVVVTQTLVELVAMVVMVAGVPRLIRPRISTAENV; translated from the coding sequence GTGTGCACAGCTGTGGAGTGGTGGGAGCGGCATCAGGTAGTGCTCTACCTCGCAGCGATCGCCGTGGGTGCGGTGGTCGGTCTACTCGTGCCGGCGGTGGCGGATCCGCTCGAGTCGGCGATCAATCCCGTGCTCGGGTTGTTGCTGTACGCGACGTTCCTGGGGGTGCCGTTCACGGCGATCGGCCGGGCCTTCACGGATTGGCGGTTCCTGGGCGTCGTGCTCGTCCTGAACTTCGTCGTCGTGCCGGTGGTCGTGTTCGGGTTGAGTCGCGCCGTGGCGGCTGATCAGGCGGTGCTCGTTGGGGTGTTGTTCGTGCTGCTGACGCCGTGTGTGGATTACGTGATTGTGTTCACTGGCCTGGCTGGCGGTGCACGTGCGCGGCTGCTTGCTGCCACGCCCCTGCTGATGCTTCTGCAGATCGTGTTGCTGCCGGTGTACCTGTGGCTGATGGCCGGCGCCGAGGTGGTGGGTGCGTTCGACCCGCATCCGTTCGTGGAGGCATTTCTGTTGTTGATCGTGCTGCCGCTCGTTCTCGCCGCCGCCACGCAGCTGCTGGCGAAACGGTTCCGTGCCGGCCGCGCGATCGAGGGCGTGGTGCTGGCGGCAATGGTGCCGCTGATGATGCTGACTCTCGCCGTGGTGATCGGCTCGCAGGTCTTCGGCGTGAGCAGCGCTCTCGGCCAGCTGCTAATCGCGGTTCCCGTGTTCGTCGTGTTCTTCCTAATCGTGGCACCACTCGGTGCGCTCCTCGGGAGCGCGGCACGCTTGGATGTTCCCAGCCGCCGGGCGGCCACGTTCAGCGGGGTCACCCGCAACTCGCTGGTCGTGCTCCCGCTCGCTCTCGCGCTGCCGGCATCTTTCGCTCTGACGCCGTTGGTTGTAGTGACTCAGACCTTGGTGGAGCTCGTCGCAATGGTGGTCATGGTCGCCGGGGTACCGCGACTCATCCGCCCTCGCATTAGTACAGCGGAGAATGTATAG
- the cmtR gene encoding Cd(II)/Pb(II)-sensing metalloregulatory transcriptional regulator CmtR translates to MLTLTSRLDVMNRLGRAMADPTRSRILLTLLDAPGYPAELARDLELTRTNVSNHLTCLRGCGLIVATPEGRRTRYEIADPHLTQGLRQLLEAVVAVDEGAPCMDDQCECCA, encoded by the coding sequence GTGCTGACTCTTACTTCTCGCCTCGATGTGATGAACCGGCTGGGTCGGGCGATGGCCGACCCGACCCGTTCCCGGATCCTCCTCACACTGCTGGACGCTCCCGGCTACCCGGCTGAGCTGGCACGAGATCTCGAGCTGACCCGCACGAACGTCTCGAATCATCTGACGTGCCTGCGGGGCTGCGGGTTGATCGTCGCCACACCGGAAGGTCGGCGCACCCGGTATGAGATCGCCGACCCGCATCTGACCCAGGGGTTGCGACAGCTGCTCGAGGCGGTCGTCGCCGTCGACGAGGGCGCCCCGTGCATGGACGATCAGTGCGAGTGCTGCGCATGA
- a CDS encoding heavy metal translocating P-type ATPase — protein sequence MSEECCGPNEPRKPGTVRRIELSRPLSTGDACCAAEPSSKTAAPSAVHDAGDACCGPDLATTPTEADEEPEVRPPWWRDFALLPSALSGLFLLAGYTFEWTGLHIPALVLQWAALLAGAYTFVPGAIRRLIRGRLGVGLLMTIAAIGAVLLGHVGEAATLAFLFSLAEALEDRAMDRAKEGLRALLSLIPDTVRVSRLTSDVTIPAADVRELDILVIGAGDRIATDGVVVEGRSSLDTSAITGESIPVEVGPGDPVAAGSVNGAATLRIEATADGRDNSLTQIVALVEQAHARKGNRARLADRIAKPLVPVVLIAAAVVALFGLLVGDPWTWIERALVVLVAASPCALAIAVPVTVISAIGAASKFGVVIKSGEAFEQLGTIRAVALDKTGTLTRNEPTVVDVQPAPGITRDDLLAWAAAVEATSTHPLAAAIIAAAPVASPATEVVEEAGHGITGTVDGRAIRVGNVRWLHPAGQQLNAGAIAAQGMTVVVVEADGQIAGLIGVRDELRPESAETVRMLQSQGIETIMLTGDNTRTAHAIAAEAGVTDVRAEQLPADKAAAIEALVTQQPTAMVGDGINDAPALATATVGIAMGVKGSAAAIESADVAFIGHDLRLIPGALAHARRGRRIMTANIGLALAIIVALFPLALFGILGLAGVVLVHEIAEVVVILNGVRAARRPAALRQLATVPARQPEPAHA from the coding sequence GTGAGCGAAGAGTGTTGCGGCCCCAACGAGCCGCGCAAGCCCGGTACGGTCCGGCGCATCGAACTGTCCCGGCCGCTCTCGACCGGTGACGCCTGCTGCGCCGCGGAACCCTCCTCCAAGACCGCGGCGCCAAGCGCGGTGCACGATGCGGGCGATGCCTGCTGCGGCCCCGACCTCGCCACCACCCCCACCGAGGCGGACGAGGAGCCGGAGGTCCGCCCGCCCTGGTGGCGCGACTTCGCGTTGCTTCCCTCCGCGCTGTCCGGGCTGTTCCTCCTCGCCGGATACACGTTCGAGTGGACTGGTCTGCACATCCCGGCGCTGGTGCTGCAGTGGGCGGCGCTGCTCGCCGGCGCCTACACCTTCGTCCCCGGCGCGATCCGCCGCCTCATCCGCGGTCGCCTCGGGGTCGGGCTGCTGATGACCATCGCCGCGATCGGCGCGGTCCTGCTCGGCCACGTTGGCGAGGCCGCGACCCTGGCGTTCCTGTTCTCCCTGGCCGAGGCGCTTGAAGACCGGGCGATGGACCGCGCCAAGGAAGGCTTGCGCGCCCTTCTGTCCCTCATCCCCGACACTGTCCGCGTCTCCCGCCTAACCAGCGACGTCACGATCCCCGCCGCGGACGTGCGTGAGCTGGACATCCTCGTCATCGGTGCCGGCGATCGCATCGCCACAGACGGCGTGGTCGTGGAGGGTAGGTCGAGCCTGGACACGTCGGCGATCACGGGCGAGTCGATCCCGGTCGAGGTCGGCCCCGGCGATCCGGTCGCCGCCGGTTCGGTCAACGGGGCGGCGACGTTGCGGATCGAGGCAACTGCGGACGGCCGCGACAACTCCCTCACCCAGATCGTCGCCCTCGTGGAGCAGGCCCACGCCCGCAAGGGCAACCGGGCACGCCTCGCCGACCGGATCGCGAAGCCGCTCGTTCCCGTCGTCCTGATCGCCGCTGCCGTGGTCGCCCTGTTCGGGCTGCTGGTCGGCGACCCGTGGACCTGGATCGAACGCGCCCTCGTCGTCCTGGTTGCGGCATCCCCGTGCGCGCTGGCCATCGCGGTGCCCGTGACGGTGATCAGCGCGATCGGAGCGGCGTCAAAGTTCGGCGTCGTCATCAAGTCAGGTGAAGCGTTCGAGCAGCTCGGCACGATCCGCGCCGTCGCCCTCGACAAGACCGGCACCCTCACCCGCAACGAGCCCACCGTCGTCGACGTCCAGCCCGCACCCGGTATCACCCGCGACGACCTGCTCGCCTGGGCCGCCGCCGTGGAGGCCACCAGCACCCACCCCCTCGCCGCGGCCATCATCGCGGCCGCACCCGTCGCCAGCCCCGCAACGGAGGTGGTCGAGGAGGCCGGGCATGGCATCACCGGGACCGTCGACGGCCGGGCGATCCGGGTCGGCAATGTCCGCTGGCTCCATCCCGCCGGCCAGCAGTTGAACGCGGGGGCGATTGCCGCGCAGGGCATGACCGTCGTCGTGGTCGAGGCGGACGGGCAGATCGCCGGCCTGATCGGCGTGCGGGACGAGCTGCGCCCGGAGTCGGCCGAGACGGTCCGGATGCTGCAGTCGCAGGGCATTGAGACCATCATGCTCACCGGCGACAACACCCGCACCGCCCACGCCATCGCCGCCGAGGCGGGCGTAACCGACGTTCGCGCCGAGCAGCTGCCCGCCGACAAGGCCGCCGCGATTGAGGCGCTCGTCACGCAGCAACCGACCGCGATGGTCGGCGACGGCATCAACGACGCCCCGGCACTGGCGACGGCGACGGTCGGGATCGCGATGGGTGTGAAAGGCTCCGCGGCGGCGATCGAGTCCGCCGACGTCGCCTTCATCGGCCACGACCTCCGCCTCATCCCCGGCGCCCTCGCCCACGCCCGCCGCGGCCGACGCATCATGACCGCCAACATCGGTCTGGCTCTGGCGATCATCGTCGCGCTGTTCCCGCTCGCCCTGTTCGGCATCCTCGGGCTCGCCGGCGTCGTGCTGGTGCATGAGATCGCCGAGGTCGTCGTCATCCTCAATGGCGTCCGCGCCGCCCGTCGCCCCGCTGCGCTACGGCAACTCGCCACGGTGCCCGCTCGCCAGCCCGAACCCGCCCACGCCTGA
- a CDS encoding DsbA family protein has translation MKTPVKATLVTIAVVVVMVVAALIYVLVNQSQTAPPSSGGGDASPQVVRESSHVLDDGGEGAVTLVEFLDFECEACGAFFPIVEDLREQFAGEITYVVRYFPLPGHFNSKNAAVAAEAAAQQDRFEDMYVRLFETQAEWGEAQESRADLFRGFAEEIGLDMAAYDAAVADPATTERVELDFEEGQALGVSSTPTFFLDGELLELQEWDDLENAIQAAVNGGQ, from the coding sequence ATGAAAACCCCTGTGAAGGCGACACTCGTCACCATAGCCGTAGTGGTGGTGATGGTGGTCGCCGCGTTGATCTACGTCCTTGTCAATCAGAGCCAGACCGCTCCACCTTCATCGGGGGGCGGTGACGCATCCCCGCAGGTGGTGCGAGAGAGCTCGCATGTCCTCGACGACGGCGGGGAGGGCGCTGTCACCCTGGTCGAGTTCCTCGACTTCGAGTGCGAGGCGTGTGGCGCGTTCTTCCCGATCGTGGAGGATCTGCGGGAGCAGTTCGCGGGGGAGATCACATATGTGGTCCGCTACTTCCCGCTGCCGGGCCATTTCAACTCCAAGAACGCGGCGGTCGCAGCGGAAGCGGCCGCGCAACAGGACCGGTTCGAGGACATGTATGTCCGGCTGTTCGAGACGCAAGCGGAGTGGGGAGAGGCGCAGGAATCTCGCGCCGACCTGTTCCGCGGCTTCGCGGAGGAGATCGGTCTGGACATGGCCGCCTATGACGCCGCCGTGGCGGACCCGGCCACGACGGAGCGGGTGGAGCTGGACTTCGAGGAGGGCCAGGCGCTCGGCGTGAGCAGCACACCGACGTTCTTCCTCGACGGTGAGCTGCTCGAGCTGCAGGAGTGGGACGACCTCGAGAACGCCATCCAGGCTGCGGTGAACGGTGGCCAGTGA
- a CDS encoding NAD(P)-binding domain-containing protein, translated as MTHRRAIIVGAGQSGLAVAAALSAEGLRPQHEFVVIDAASTGQRSWSSRWHSMELLSDARHSALSPRRLLGDQRRHPRVDEMADYLTFVEAGLGVETVWGIQATGVEHRGNGSTLLLSTTAGEVQTRNVICATGAAAHPRIPEWAPRLTVPGVVLHSSEYLYPKQIPVGDLLIVGGGNSGVQLARELSASHTVTLSVRTRRQHRPAMSYPAAAGERVPLFSRERRPEPIFGDSYEQLRRVGVTIAAAVQDAAGAGVTFADGTQAGVSDGLCKG; from the coding sequence TTGACGCATCGGCGGGCGATCATCGTCGGCGCCGGGCAGTCCGGGCTCGCGGTTGCCGCGGCTCTGAGCGCGGAAGGGCTGCGGCCGCAGCACGAGTTCGTGGTGATCGACGCCGCCAGCACGGGGCAGCGTTCCTGGTCCTCACGGTGGCATTCGATGGAGCTTCTCAGCGACGCCCGGCATAGCGCGCTGTCTCCGCGGCGGCTGCTGGGGGACCAGCGCCGGCATCCGCGAGTGGACGAGATGGCGGACTACCTCACCTTCGTGGAAGCCGGGCTGGGCGTGGAGACGGTCTGGGGCATCCAGGCGACCGGGGTGGAGCACCGCGGGAATGGTTCGACTTTGCTGCTGTCGACGACGGCAGGGGAGGTGCAGACCCGCAACGTGATCTGCGCGACGGGCGCGGCCGCGCACCCGCGGATTCCGGAATGGGCACCCCGATTGACGGTGCCCGGGGTAGTGCTGCACAGCAGCGAGTACCTGTACCCGAAGCAGATCCCCGTCGGCGACCTCCTCATCGTGGGCGGCGGGAACAGCGGCGTGCAGCTGGCCCGCGAACTGTCCGCGTCGCACACCGTGACGCTGTCCGTGCGAACCCGGCGGCAGCATCGCCCCGCGATGAGCTATCCCGCCGCGGCGGGGGAGAGGGTGCCGCTGTTCTCGCGGGAGCGTCGCCCCGAGCCGATCTTCGGCGACAGCTATGAGCAGCTGCGCCGCGTCGGGGTCACGATCGCAGCTGCGGTGCAGGACGCGGCCGGCGCCGGGGTGACCTTCGCCGATGGCACGCAGGCGGGGGTATCAGATGGTCTGTGTAAGGGGTGA
- a CDS encoding IS256 family transposase, with protein sequence MAISPEREERRRRQKELADRLKASGAMDEIFAQIDAGEPLTGEHGLIGGMLKAALERGLETELTEHVGYERGDAEASLHPNSRNGTSAKTVATEIGDIELAVPRDRAGTFTPMLVPKGQRRLDGLDGMIISLYAGGMTVRDIQHHLASTLGTDLSHETISKITDQVADEVLAWQTRPLDALYPVIYLDAIVVKVRDGGHVRNKAAHIAVGVDMDGIKHVLGIWVQAVEGAKFWAAVCAELANRGVRDVLIVCTDGLTGFPEAIEATWPQATVQTCVVHLIRAAMRFVNYKDRKAVAAALKPIYQAVNEDAALEALTEFADSDLGKRYPSAVKTFQDAWDRFTPFLAFPPELRRVIYTTNSIESLNYQLRKVTKSRGHFPNDAAAVKLLWLAICNIEDKRARDRLKERGKPSEQRRAEPRLIEGAVTTNWKKALEQLALAYPDRIEPHL encoded by the coding sequence ATGGCTATCAGTCCGGAGCGCGAGGAGCGTCGTCGCCGGCAGAAGGAGCTCGCTGACCGGCTCAAGGCGTCGGGCGCGATGGACGAGATCTTCGCTCAGATCGACGCCGGCGAGCCCCTCACGGGCGAGCACGGCCTGATCGGTGGAATGCTCAAGGCCGCGCTGGAGCGCGGGTTGGAGACGGAGCTGACCGAGCACGTCGGCTACGAGCGCGGCGACGCGGAGGCCTCGTTGCACCCGAACTCCCGCAACGGCACGAGCGCGAAGACGGTCGCGACCGAGATCGGAGACATCGAGCTGGCCGTCCCGCGGGACCGGGCTGGGACGTTCACCCCGATGCTGGTCCCGAAAGGGCAGCGCCGGCTGGACGGCCTCGATGGGATGATCATCTCGCTGTACGCGGGCGGGATGACCGTCCGCGACATCCAGCACCACCTCGCCTCGACGCTGGGCACGGACCTCTCGCACGAGACGATCTCGAAGATCACCGACCAGGTCGCAGACGAGGTCCTGGCCTGGCAGACCCGTCCGCTGGACGCGCTGTATCCGGTGATCTACCTGGACGCGATCGTGGTGAAGGTCCGCGACGGCGGCCACGTGCGGAACAAGGCCGCGCATATCGCCGTCGGTGTCGACATGGACGGCATCAAGCACGTCCTGGGAATCTGGGTGCAAGCGGTCGAGGGTGCGAAGTTCTGGGCGGCCGTGTGCGCCGAACTCGCCAACCGCGGCGTCCGCGACGTGCTCATCGTCTGCACCGACGGGCTGACCGGGTTCCCCGAAGCGATCGAGGCCACCTGGCCGCAAGCGACCGTGCAGACCTGCGTCGTGCACCTCATCAGGGCAGCGATGCGGTTCGTGAACTACAAGGACCGCAAAGCCGTGGCCGCAGCGCTCAAGCCGATCTACCAGGCGGTGAACGAGGACGCCGCGCTCGAAGCGCTGACCGAGTTCGCGGACTCCGACCTCGGCAAGCGCTACCCGTCGGCGGTGAAGACGTTCCAAGACGCGTGGGACCGGTTCACGCCGTTCCTCGCGTTCCCGCCCGAGCTGCGCCGGGTGATCTACACCACCAACAGCATCGAGTCGCTGAACTACCAACTACGGAAAGTCACCAAATCCCGAGGGCATTTCCCCAACGATGCCGCCGCCGTCAAGCTGCTCTGGCTGGCGATCTGCAACATCGAGGACAAACGAGCCCGAGACCGGCTCAAGGAACGAGGCAAGCCCTCCGAACAGCGCAGAGCCGAGCCCCGACTCATCGAGGGAGCCGTGACCACGAACTGGAAGAAGGCCCTCGAACAGCTCGCCCTCGCCTACCCCGACCGCATCGAACCCCACCTGTAA